One genomic window of Futiania mangrovi includes the following:
- a CDS encoding nitrile hydratase subunit alpha, whose product MNGGEHEHEHGDGHAHPGVQPDHPEPMSDAALLGVALCDLLIEKGYWTAEDERRKVEEIDAITPALGARMVARAWVDPGYRARLLADAFKAAEELGIEAGYVQMTALENTPAVHNVVVCTLCSCYPRTLLGRPPAWYKSAEYRARVVREPRKVLAEWGTHIPHDRELRVHDSTAELRYIVVPMRPAGTEGWGEEDLARLVTRDSMVGVAEALAPEALQPGEAAQ is encoded by the coding sequence ATGAACGGCGGCGAGCATGAGCACGAGCATGGAGACGGGCACGCCCACCCCGGCGTGCAGCCCGACCACCCCGAACCGATGAGCGATGCGGCCCTGCTGGGCGTCGCACTCTGCGACCTGCTGATCGAGAAGGGCTACTGGACGGCGGAGGACGAGCGCCGCAAGGTCGAGGAGATCGACGCGATCACGCCTGCGCTCGGCGCGCGGATGGTTGCGCGGGCCTGGGTCGATCCCGGCTACCGCGCGCGGCTGCTGGCCGATGCCTTCAAGGCCGCGGAGGAGCTTGGGATCGAGGCGGGCTACGTGCAGATGACGGCGCTCGAGAACACGCCGGCGGTCCACAATGTCGTGGTGTGCACGCTCTGCTCCTGCTATCCGCGCACGCTGCTCGGCCGCCCGCCCGCCTGGTACAAGTCCGCGGAATACCGTGCCCGCGTGGTCCGCGAACCGCGCAAGGTGCTGGCGGAGTGGGGGACGCACATCCCGCACGACCGCGAGCTGCGGGTCCACGATTCCACCGCCGAGCTGCGCTACATCGTGGTCCCCATGCGGCCCGCTGGGACGGAGGGGTGGGGCGAGGAGGACCTTGCCCGCCTCGTCACCCGCGATTCGATGGTCGGCGTGGCGGAGGCGCTGGCGCCGGAGGCCCTCCAGCCGGGCGAGGCAGCGCAATGA
- a CDS encoding DUF1491 family protein — protein MTEPRLTSGFRVAAHIRTLAAYDIPAFVVRKGDETAGQVLVKINRLVHRGEPGCRVFVQSYDAGGGRVWRAGTGPGEVTEAEADAYIDRTVRYDPDAWVIEVEDAQGRHMLEPVEGDGDA, from the coding sequence ATGACGGAGCCAAGGCTCACCTCCGGCTTCCGGGTGGCGGCGCACATCCGCACGCTCGCCGCGTACGACATCCCCGCCTTCGTCGTCCGAAAGGGCGACGAGACGGCGGGGCAGGTGCTGGTGAAGATCAACCGCCTCGTCCACCGGGGAGAGCCCGGTTGTCGGGTCTTCGTGCAGAGCTACGATGCCGGCGGCGGGAGGGTCTGGCGTGCAGGCACCGGGCCGGGCGAGGTGACCGAGGCCGAAGCCGACGCCTACATCGATCGGACGGTGCGCTACGATCCCGACGCATGGGTGATCGAGGTCGAGGACGCGCAGGGCCGCCACATGCTGGAGCCGGTGGAGGGCGACGGGGACGCCTGA
- a CDS encoding AzlD family protein, which produces MSVDPQTLLVIAMMAVVSYVTRAAGYFLLGFFTLTDPVRRGLEALPGAVLVSILAPMALRDGIAGLTIVLAVAFTLLTRREWLSVPLAVAAAASTRALIG; this is translated from the coding sequence ATGAGCGTCGATCCGCAGACCCTCCTGGTGATCGCGATGATGGCGGTGGTCAGCTATGTCACGCGGGCGGCCGGCTATTTCCTGCTGGGCTTTTTCACGCTGACCGATCCGGTCCGCCGGGGGCTGGAGGCCCTGCCGGGCGCGGTGCTGGTGTCCATCCTGGCGCCGATGGCGCTGCGCGACGGGATCGCCGGCCTGACCATCGTGCTCGCCGTTGCCTTCACGCTGCTGACCCGGCGGGAGTGGCTGTCCGTGCCGTTGGCCGTCGCCGCGGCTGCGTCCACGAGAGCCTTGATCGGCTGA
- a CDS encoding AzlC family ABC transporter permease, translating into MTEAVRITRAGILHGVHLSLPALPAVIGFGAVFGVVAQTEGLSALEAVLMSAFVFAGASQYVALELWQDPMPYLAIAIGTFAVNMRFLLMGASMRPWLQRMPPPVAYGLLALLVDMSWLTSMRYRAEGGTDAGIYLGSSLLMMVLWLLGTALGGAVGSLIADPETFGLDLVLGAFFASLLVPIWKGPAQIAPWAAAAAVALATAWVAGGYWHIITGALAGALVAGLKR; encoded by the coding sequence ATGACCGAGGCTGTCCGCATCACCCGCGCCGGGATCCTGCACGGCGTGCACCTGTCGCTGCCCGCGCTGCCGGCGGTGATCGGTTTCGGCGCGGTCTTCGGCGTCGTGGCGCAGACAGAGGGGCTCAGCGCGCTCGAAGCGGTGCTGATGTCGGCGTTCGTCTTCGCGGGGGCGAGCCAGTACGTCGCGCTGGAACTCTGGCAGGATCCGATGCCTTACCTGGCGATCGCGATCGGGACGTTCGCGGTCAACATGCGCTTCCTGCTGATGGGCGCGTCGATGCGGCCCTGGCTGCAGCGGATGCCGCCGCCTGTCGCCTATGGCCTGCTGGCCCTGCTCGTCGACATGTCCTGGCTGACCTCCATGCGCTACCGCGCGGAGGGCGGGACGGACGCGGGCATATATCTCGGCAGTTCGCTGCTGATGATGGTGCTGTGGCTGCTTGGCACCGCGCTGGGCGGCGCGGTCGGCTCGCTGATCGCGGACCCGGAGACATTCGGCCTCGATCTGGTTCTGGGGGCCTTCTTCGCCTCCCTGCTGGTGCCGATCTGGAAGGGCCCGGCGCAGATCGCGCCCTGGGCGGCGGCGGCGGCCGTCGCGCTGGCGACAGCCTGGGTCGCGGGCGGCTACTGGCACATCATCACCGGTGCGCTTGCCGGCGCGCTGGTCGCGGGGCTGAAGCGATGA
- a CDS encoding polysaccharide deacetylase family protein has product MIADRQLALGRTMENGTGANLAAEEAGTDRAGSCARLPAGATRVQPHLSPEPSQAVRLPESLAPHLVVVVDTEEEFDWNQPFSRAETGVGNLSHQDPAMQLLARYGAVPTYVIDHPVAENPDSVAALREYVADGTAILGAHLHPWVNPPHEEEVSERNSYAGNLPKALERAKLETLTRRIEDSFGLRPTIYKAGRYGIGPNTAEILWDLGYEIDVSVYPARSYAPRYGPDFWSAPVRPYWFGPGGALLEIPLTGGFTGLLRRHGHRIYPSLSHGLGHRLHLPGILSRLGLLNNANLSPEGVPLREATDLTRALAGDGVRVFTLAYHSPSMVPGLTPYVRTMADRDRLLAWLDGFLAFFTEELGGVMATPLDILDLARSHDAR; this is encoded by the coding sequence ATGATTGCGGACAGACAACTGGCGCTCGGAAGGACGATGGAGAACGGGACCGGGGCAAACCTGGCGGCGGAGGAGGCCGGAACGGACCGGGCTGGCAGCTGCGCGCGCCTGCCCGCCGGCGCGACCCGTGTGCAGCCGCACCTGTCGCCGGAGCCGTCGCAGGCCGTGCGGCTGCCCGAAAGCCTTGCCCCCCATCTCGTCGTCGTCGTCGACACCGAGGAGGAGTTCGACTGGAACCAGCCCTTTTCCCGCGCGGAAACGGGGGTCGGCAACCTCTCCCACCAGGACCCGGCGATGCAACTGCTCGCACGCTATGGCGCGGTGCCGACCTATGTGATCGACCATCCGGTGGCGGAGAACCCGGACAGCGTCGCCGCGCTCAGGGAGTATGTCGCGGATGGGACCGCGATCCTCGGCGCCCACCTGCACCCGTGGGTGAACCCGCCGCACGAGGAGGAGGTGTCGGAGCGCAATTCCTACGCGGGCAACCTGCCGAAGGCGCTGGAACGCGCAAAGCTCGAGACCCTGACGCGGCGGATCGAGGATTCCTTCGGCCTGCGCCCGACGATCTACAAGGCCGGGCGTTACGGCATCGGGCCGAACACGGCGGAAATCCTGTGGGACCTGGGCTACGAGATCGACGTGAGTGTCTATCCCGCGCGCTCCTACGCCCCGCGCTACGGGCCAGACTTCTGGTCAGCGCCGGTGCGCCCCTACTGGTTCGGGCCTGGCGGCGCGCTGCTCGAGATCCCGCTTACGGGCGGCTTCACCGGCCTTCTGCGGCGCCACGGCCACCGCATCTACCCGTCCCTGTCGCACGGGCTGGGGCATAGGCTGCACCTGCCGGGCATCCTGTCGCGCCTCGGCCTGCTCAACAATGCGAACCTGTCGCCCGAGGGCGTGCCCCTGCGCGAAGCGACGGACCTGACCCGCGCACTGGCGGGCGACGGGGTGCGGGTCTTCACGCTCGCCTATCACTCGCCGTCGATGGTGCCGGGCCTCACGCCCTATGTGCGGACGATGGCCGACCGGGACCGGTTGCTCGCCTGGCTCGACGGCTTTCTCGCGTTCTTCACGGAGGAACTGGGCGGCGTCATGGCAACGCCGCTCGACATCCTCGACCTCGCGCGCAGCCACGACGCGCGCTGA
- a CDS encoding pyridoxamine 5'-phosphate oxidase family protein, with amino-acid sequence MPTTATGRPADPGVPDDVSLIDSTGALEAMHHPPMSRATDKVIGHLDRHCRAMIARSPFVVLSTAGPDGVDVSPRGDPPGFVAVLDDRHLLLPDRVGNNRFDNFRNVLADGRVGLLFIVPGMNETLRVNGRARLTDDPRLLTPLAVQARAPKIGLLVTVEEAFVHCAKAFVRSDLWNPAHHIDRAELPPYAEMLLDHCAGLTPEESDRQGREMARRGLY; translated from the coding sequence ATGCCGACGACCGCGACAGGCCGCCCCGCCGACCCCGGCGTGCCTGACGACGTCTCGCTGATCGACAGCACCGGGGCGCTGGAGGCGATGCACCATCCGCCGATGAGCCGGGCGACGGACAAGGTGATCGGCCATCTCGACAGGCACTGCCGCGCGATGATCGCGCGCAGCCCCTTCGTCGTGTTGTCGACGGCAGGGCCGGATGGGGTGGACGTCAGCCCGCGCGGCGATCCGCCGGGCTTCGTCGCCGTGCTCGACGACCGGCACCTGCTGCTTCCCGACCGGGTCGGCAACAACCGCTTCGACAATTTCCGCAACGTGCTGGCCGACGGTCGGGTGGGTTTGCTGTTCATCGTGCCGGGCATGAACGAGACGCTGCGGGTCAACGGGCGCGCACGGTTGACCGACGATCCCCGCCTGCTGACCCCTCTCGCCGTGCAGGCGCGCGCGCCCAAGATCGGGCTTCTGGTGACCGTCGAAGAAGCCTTCGTGCATTGCGCCAAGGCCTTCGTGCGGTCCGATCTCTGGAACCCTGCGCACCATATCGACCGGGCGGAACTTCCGCCTTATGCGGAGATGCTGCTCGACCATTGCGCGGGGCTCACGCCGGAGGAAAGCGACCGCCAGGGGCGCGAAATGGCGCGGCGCGGCCTATATTGA
- a CDS encoding class I SAM-dependent methyltransferase, giving the protein MSDVEAQYENYPYPARDPAEERRRLVEGSPSALAEIRHYVFAGRPLPAPFRALIAGGGTGDAAIQLAQHMADAGLEGEVLYLDLSRASRTVAEKRAEARGLANLRFETGSLLDAASHGTFDYIDCCGVLHHLEDPAAGLSALAQALVPGGGIGLMLYGRIGRRGVYDAQAVLRALSGADEPLAGRVALARAYLANLPATNWLALNPAVGDHRTGGDAGLVDLLLHGRDRAYGVEEMWDLIEGAGLTLSRFIPAARYDPAFYLDDPELVRRAGRLGAREAHATAEQIAGNLKVHVAYAVKPGGKGPRGPARLAPDAVPVPHRLDMAALARVLGTGRTPPVGFDGLTRPLRLPPGADEVVRLIDGRQTLGEIAKGLQGGSRADRTRQAAAVTDALIALGLCLLRSG; this is encoded by the coding sequence ATGAGCGATGTCGAAGCGCAATACGAGAACTATCCTTACCCGGCCCGGGACCCGGCCGAGGAAAGGCGCCGCCTGGTGGAGGGCTCACCCTCCGCGCTCGCAGAGATTCGCCATTACGTGTTCGCAGGCCGCCCCCTGCCCGCCCCCTTCCGCGCCCTGATCGCGGGCGGCGGCACCGGCGACGCGGCCATCCAGCTTGCCCAGCACATGGCCGACGCCGGGCTCGAGGGGGAGGTTCTCTATCTCGACCTGTCCCGCGCCTCGCGGACGGTTGCGGAGAAACGGGCGGAGGCACGCGGCCTCGCCAATCTCCGGTTCGAGACGGGCAGCCTCCTCGATGCCGCCAGCCACGGCACCTTTGACTACATCGACTGCTGCGGCGTGCTGCATCACCTGGAGGATCCGGCCGCGGGGCTGTCCGCCCTGGCGCAGGCGCTGGTCCCGGGCGGCGGGATCGGGCTGATGCTCTACGGACGGATCGGACGGCGCGGCGTCTATGACGCACAGGCGGTGCTGCGGGCGCTGTCCGGCGCGGACGAACCGCTGGCCGGCCGGGTCGCGCTCGCCCGCGCCTATCTCGCCAACCTGCCCGCGACCAACTGGCTCGCCCTCAATCCGGCGGTCGGCGACCATCGGACCGGCGGCGACGCGGGGCTGGTCGACCTGCTGCTGCACGGGCGCGACAGGGCCTATGGCGTGGAGGAAATGTGGGACCTGATCGAGGGGGCGGGCCTGACGCTCTCCCGCTTCATTCCCGCCGCCCGCTACGATCCCGCATTCTATCTCGACGATCCGGAACTTGTCCGGCGCGCCGGACGCCTCGGCGCGCGCGAAGCCCATGCCACCGCGGAACAGATCGCGGGCAACCTGAAGGTCCACGTCGCCTATGCCGTCAAGCCGGGCGGCAAGGGGCCGCGCGGCCCGGCACGTCTCGCGCCGGATGCGGTGCCGGTGCCGCACCGGCTCGACATGGCTGCGCTCGCCCGGGTACTCGGCACGGGCCGCACGCCGCCGGTCGGATTCGACGGCCTGACCCGCCCGCTCCGCCTGCCGCCCGGCGCGGACGAGGTCGTCCGGTTGATCGACGGCCGCCAGACCCTCGGCGAGATCGCCAAGGGCCTGCAGGGCGGCAGCCGGGCCGATCGCACGCGCCAGGCCGCAGCCGTGACCGATGCATTGATCGCCCTCGGCCTGTGCCTTCTCCGGTCCGGCTGA
- the mscL gene encoding large conductance mechanosensitive channel protein MscL, whose protein sequence is MLKEFKEFALKGNMLDMAVGIIIGAAFGTIVSSLVDDIIMPPIGLLIGGLDFSQFFLVLKEGATAAPYASLDAAKEAGAVTLNLGLFINALIKFLIVAFALFIVVKGMNNMRKKEEAAPAAPPKQEVLLEEIRDLLAKR, encoded by the coding sequence ATGCTCAAGGAATTCAAGGAATTCGCCCTTAAGGGCAACATGCTCGACATGGCGGTCGGCATCATCATCGGCGCCGCCTTCGGCACCATCGTCTCGTCGCTGGTCGACGACATCATCATGCCGCCGATCGGCCTGCTCATCGGCGGTCTGGACTTCTCGCAGTTCTTCCTCGTGCTGAAGGAAGGCGCCACCGCTGCGCCCTACGCCTCGCTCGATGCGGCGAAGGAAGCCGGCGCGGTGACGCTCAACCTGGGTCTGTTCATCAACGCGCTGATCAAGTTCCTGATCGTGGCGTTCGCGCTCTTCATCGTCGTGAAGGGCATGAACAACATGCGCAAGAAGGAAGAGGCGGCCCCCGCCGCCCCGCCGAAGCAGGAAGTGCTGCTGGAGGAGATCCGGGACCTCCTGGCGAAGCGCTGA
- a CDS encoding response regulator → MPRMFDTAFIRRRYVAALVIIAFMAVGGTLATVWQHGRHAEMQAAYQTVSNVRYGAARLSVFSDLSGMAEVGQYSADIRIQARAALEGLRADSAALTAGGLPGEMHGLWFGEEGVGAGLDRFLDEAEARLDGGATVAAGVPLAVLFEAELQPRLLSVAGAVRQHVAAASSTVNWLALSSAGIILLGLAGVGLTIFRPMENAIGETYTHLKTAQLKAESADRAKSEFLANMSHEIRTPMNGVLGMTELLLKTPLDQKQRSYAEVISNSGNALLTVINDILDFSRIDAGKLEFDPMPFNVKVAVEDVVTLVSSRVKEKNLEVLVRVKPGLPENVVGDAGRVRQVLTNLVGNAVKFTHQGFVLVNVDGKVNGDRLDLKISVADTGIGIKKDKLLRIFEKFEQADTSSTRRYTGTGLGLTISKRIVEAMGGQMGVRSQYGKGSAFWFTCSLPLDTRNVEVPVHVPDLTGVRALIVDDNAVNRDILREQVESWGMRALVSVSPMDALRALRQAKAEGDPCRVAILDFHMPEMDGKMLAEKIKADPIITDTTLIMLTSVGQKGDGRTMREIGVAGYLVKPARSSLLLDTIVTVLRDEEVGESRLVTRHTIAEEQAVQHAEPLQPVEKRYTILVAEDNEVNQIVVEQMLERTPFQPIMAPNGEAAVRLYQEYEVDLILMDVSMPQMDGYEATARIRDIEARTGVHTPIVGLTAHAMKGDRERCIDAGMDDYLSKPVRQEELGRMLEKWARDEARRDIA, encoded by the coding sequence ATGCCGCGTATGTTCGACACTGCCTTCATCCGCCGCCGGTATGTCGCCGCCCTTGTGATCATCGCCTTCATGGCGGTCGGAGGGACGCTGGCGACGGTCTGGCAGCATGGCCGGCACGCCGAGATGCAGGCGGCCTACCAGACGGTTTCCAACGTCCGATATGGTGCTGCCCGCCTGTCCGTCTTCTCCGATCTCTCGGGGATGGCGGAGGTTGGCCAGTACAGCGCGGATATCCGCATCCAGGCGCGCGCGGCGCTGGAGGGCCTGCGCGCGGACAGCGCGGCCCTGACCGCGGGCGGGCTTCCGGGCGAGATGCACGGGCTCTGGTTCGGCGAGGAAGGCGTGGGGGCAGGGCTTGACAGGTTCCTCGACGAGGCGGAGGCCCGGCTCGACGGTGGGGCCACCGTGGCGGCCGGGGTGCCGCTCGCCGTCCTTTTCGAGGCTGAACTCCAGCCGCGCCTTCTGTCCGTCGCGGGCGCCGTCCGCCAACATGTCGCGGCCGCGTCCTCGACCGTGAACTGGCTGGCGCTCAGCTCGGCAGGTATCATCCTGCTCGGCCTTGCGGGGGTGGGCCTCACGATCTTCCGGCCGATGGAAAACGCGATCGGCGAGACCTATACGCACCTCAAGACCGCGCAGCTCAAGGCCGAATCGGCGGACCGGGCGAAGTCGGAATTCCTCGCCAACATGAGCCACGAGATCCGCACGCCGATGAACGGCGTGCTGGGGATGACCGAACTTCTCCTCAAGACTCCGCTCGACCAGAAGCAGCGCTCCTACGCCGAGGTGATCTCGAACTCCGGGAATGCGCTGCTCACCGTCATCAACGACATTCTCGACTTCAGCCGGATCGACGCCGGCAAGCTCGAGTTCGACCCGATGCCCTTCAACGTCAAGGTCGCGGTCGAGGACGTGGTGACGCTCGTCTCCTCCCGCGTGAAGGAGAAGAACCTCGAGGTGCTGGTCCGCGTGAAGCCGGGGCTGCCGGAGAACGTCGTGGGTGACGCTGGCCGGGTTCGGCAGGTGCTGACCAACCTCGTCGGCAACGCCGTGAAGTTCACGCATCAGGGCTTCGTCCTCGTCAATGTCGACGGCAAGGTGAACGGCGACCGGCTCGATCTCAAGATCTCCGTGGCCGATACAGGCATCGGGATCAAGAAGGACAAGCTGCTCCGGATCTTCGAGAAGTTCGAGCAGGCAGACACCTCCTCGACGCGCCGCTACACCGGCACGGGCCTCGGCCTCACCATTTCCAAGCGCATCGTCGAGGCGATGGGCGGGCAGATGGGCGTGCGTTCGCAGTACGGCAAGGGCTCGGCGTTCTGGTTCACCTGCTCGTTGCCGCTCGACACCCGCAACGTCGAGGTGCCGGTGCATGTGCCCGACCTCACCGGAGTGCGCGCGCTGATCGTCGACGACAACGCGGTCAACCGCGACATCCTGCGCGAGCAGGTGGAAAGCTGGGGCATGCGGGCGCTCGTGTCGGTTTCGCCGATGGACGCGCTGCGCGCCCTGCGCCAGGCGAAGGCCGAGGGAGACCCGTGCCGCGTGGCCATCCTCGACTTCCACATGCCGGAGATGGACGGCAAGATGCTGGCCGAGAAGATCAAGGCCGATCCGATCATCACCGACACCACCCTCATCATGCTGACCTCGGTCGGCCAGAAGGGCGACGGCCGCACCATGCGCGAGATCGGCGTGGCGGGCTACCTGGTGAAGCCGGCGCGCTCGTCCCTGCTGCTCGACACGATCGTGACGGTGCTGCGCGACGAGGAAGTGGGCGAATCCCGCCTCGTGACCCGCCACACCATCGCCGAGGAGCAGGCGGTCCAGCATGCCGAACCCCTGCAGCCGGTGGAGAAGCGCTACACGATCCTCGTCGCCGAGGACAACGAGGTGAACCAGATCGTGGTCGAGCAGATGCTGGAGCGCACGCCGTTCCAGCCGATCATGGCCCCCAACGGCGAGGCCGCCGTGCGTCTCTACCAGGAATACGAGGTGGATCTGATCCTGATGGACGTGTCGATGCCGCAGATGGACGGCTACGAGGCAACCGCCCGTATCCGTGACATCGAGGCGCGCACCGGCGTCCACACGCCGATCGTCGGCCTGACGGCCCACGCGATGAAGGGCGACCGCGAACGCTGCATCGACGCGGGCATGGACGACTACCTGTCCAAGCCGGTACGCCAGGAGGAACTCGGGCGGATGCTCGAGAAATGGGCGCGGGACGAGGCGCGCCGCGATATCGCCTGA
- a CDS encoding cysteine peptidase family C39 domain-containing protein gives MSGRPLLRSRILLAAAVTALLAMSYLMSARPAGAAGWGIDRAAEMPDLTQTDRRLGLENGGEAHCVPVSATNAILWLGRTGYRHLLPVRGDEMEQAAEIAARLASPGYMNTDPRRGTSHIGFAQGLSRYLADHGVRGRVIYQGRWPMPARYGGAAGAVPTFDFVTDSFKGDSAVWLSVGFYAYDRAHNELTRLSGHFLTLVGYGLDAHGNPDRDVLIVHNSWPNRNGRAAQQEYLRVERMLSGWFLAGEDGARAGEARDHMRIVGGLPLPRGADVAIIDAALALRL, from the coding sequence ATGTCTGGCAGACCCTTGCTCCGGTCCCGCATCCTCCTGGCGGCAGCCGTCACGGCCCTGCTTGCCATGAGCTACCTGATGAGCGCGCGGCCCGCGGGCGCGGCGGGCTGGGGCATCGACCGGGCCGCCGAGATGCCGGACCTCACCCAGACCGACCGTCGCCTCGGCCTGGAGAACGGAGGGGAGGCGCATTGCGTGCCTGTCTCCGCGACCAACGCGATCCTCTGGCTGGGCCGCACCGGCTATCGTCACCTGCTGCCGGTGCGCGGCGACGAGATGGAGCAGGCCGCAGAGATCGCAGCCCGGCTCGCCAGCCCCGGATACATGAACACCGACCCGCGCAGGGGCACGAGCCACATCGGCTTCGCGCAGGGCCTCTCCCGGTATCTCGCGGACCACGGGGTGCGCGGCCGCGTGATCTACCAGGGCCGCTGGCCGATGCCCGCCCGCTATGGCGGCGCAGCGGGCGCGGTTCCGACATTCGACTTTGTCACTGACAGCTTCAAGGGCGACAGCGCCGTCTGGCTCTCCGTCGGCTTCTACGCCTACGACCGCGCGCACAACGAACTGACGCGGCTGTCTGGCCATTTCCTCACGCTTGTCGGCTACGGTCTCGACGCGCACGGCAACCCGGACCGGGATGTGCTGATCGTCCACAATTCCTGGCCGAACCGGAACGGGCGCGCCGCCCAGCAGGAATATCTCCGCGTCGAGCGGATGCTGAGCGGCTGGTTCCTTGCCGGCGAGGACGGCGCCCGCGCAGGCGAGGCACGCGACCACATGCGCATCGTCGGCGGCCTGCCGTTGCCGCGCGGGGCCGACGTGGCGATCATCGACGCGGCGCTGGCCCTGAGGCTCTAG
- a CDS encoding VOC family protein — translation MKPFHLAFPVRDLEEARTFYLDILGCGLGREDTTWIDFDLFGHQVVAHYKAGMDKGVAVHNPVDGDDVPVPHFGVVLSMDEWEVLAAKLEARDDINWVIRPRVRFKGKPGEQATFFLLDPSGNALEFKAFRDIGQLFATA, via the coding sequence ATGAAGCCGTTCCACCTTGCCTTCCCCGTCCGCGATCTGGAGGAAGCGCGCACCTTCTATCTTGATATCCTCGGCTGCGGGCTGGGCCGCGAGGATACGACCTGGATCGATTTCGACCTGTTCGGCCACCAGGTCGTCGCGCACTACAAGGCGGGAATGGACAAGGGCGTGGCCGTGCATAACCCCGTCGACGGCGACGACGTGCCGGTGCCTCACTTCGGCGTCGTGCTTTCGATGGATGAGTGGGAGGTGCTCGCGGCGAAGCTGGAAGCGCGCGACGACATCAACTGGGTGATCCGGCCGCGCGTCCGCTTCAAGGGCAAGCCGGGGGAGCAGGCGACCTTCTTCCTGCTGGACCCGTCGGGAAACGCGCTGGAGTTCAAGGCGTTCCGCGACATCGGCCAGCTGTTCGCAACGGCCTGA
- a CDS encoding cupin domain-containing protein, translated as MTGTPPAHFALAKAVAAVPQGAPVPAAEIFAHGTMKLEFYAPDGVDRQQPHAQDELYIVQQGSGVFLRGEERFGFGPGDALFVRAGVVHRFEDFSDDLAVWVVFWGPDGGEAA; from the coding sequence ATGACCGGCACCCCTCCCGCACACTTCGCTCTCGCCAAGGCGGTGGCCGCCGTGCCGCAGGGCGCGCCCGTGCCCGCCGCGGAGATCTTCGCGCACGGCACGATGAAGCTGGAGTTCTACGCCCCGGACGGCGTTGACCGGCAGCAGCCGCATGCCCAGGACGAGCTTTACATCGTCCAGCAGGGCAGCGGCGTCTTCCTGCGCGGGGAGGAGCGGTTCGGCTTCGGTCCCGGCGACGCGCTGTTCGTGCGCGCGGGCGTCGTCCACCGGTTCGAGGACTTCAGCGACGATCTCGCCGTCTGGGTCGTGTTCTGGGGGCCGGATGGCGGCGAGGCGGCCTGA
- the ppk2 gene encoding polyphosphate kinase 2 has translation MARPGLTAEDIDTLEELKAPLPKEVEAKALSAGGYPYDDEMSRKDYDKALYKLQVELAKLQDHVQQTGQRIVAVFEGRDAAGKGGTIKRFMEYLNPRYARTVALPKPTEREQGEWYFQRYVRHLPTRGEICLFDRSWYNRAGVERVFGFCSEADTERFFDEVPDFEAMLARDGVILFKFWLTIGRETQIERFHKRATDPLKRWKLSTIDIAALKKWDAYTNAISEMMERTDTARAPWTVIMANDKRRARVNALRHFLSHLDYEDKDARAVGTPDPKIVLGGRALI, from the coding sequence ATGGCGCGTCCGGGATTGACGGCTGAGGACATCGACACGCTGGAGGAGCTGAAAGCCCCTCTGCCGAAGGAGGTGGAGGCCAAGGCGCTCAGCGCCGGCGGCTACCCCTACGACGACGAGATGAGCCGGAAGGACTACGACAAGGCACTCTACAAGTTGCAGGTCGAGCTCGCCAAGCTGCAGGATCACGTGCAGCAGACCGGACAGCGCATCGTCGCCGTGTTCGAGGGGCGCGACGCCGCCGGCAAGGGCGGTACCATCAAGCGGTTCATGGAGTATCTGAACCCGCGTTACGCGCGCACCGTCGCCCTGCCGAAGCCGACCGAGCGGGAACAGGGGGAGTGGTATTTCCAGCGCTATGTCCGTCACCTGCCGACGCGAGGCGAGATCTGCCTGTTCGACCGCTCCTGGTACAACCGCGCGGGCGTCGAGCGGGTCTTCGGCTTCTGCAGCGAAGCGGATACCGAACGCTTTTTCGACGAGGTGCCGGACTTCGAGGCGATGCTCGCCCGCGACGGCGTGATCCTGTTCAAGTTCTGGCTGACCATCGGCCGGGAGACGCAGATCGAGCGGTTCCACAAGCGCGCGACCGATCCCCTGAAGCGCTGGAAGCTCTCGACCATCGACATCGCCGCGCTCAAGAAGTGGGACGCCTACACGAACGCCATCTCGGAGATGATGGAGCGCACGGACACCGCGCGAGCGCCGTGGACCGTGATCATGGCGAACGACAAGCGCCGTGCGCGGGTGAACGCGCTGAGGCACTTCCTGTCGCACCTCGACTACGAGGACAAGGACGCCAGGGCGGTGGGGACACCCGATCCGAAGATCGTGCTGGGCGGGCGCGCGCTGATCTGA